TCTATGTAATGGATTTGCTTTTGTTATAGGCGCATAATCAGCTTCTAAATAACCATAGCTTTTTTGAAAAATCAAATGTTCTTTGCCTAATTTTTTGTATCTGTCCTCTAATTTATCCGCCATTACAATTCCATTTGTTCTTACACCTAGTAAATTGGGGTTTCTTTGTTCAAACTCAATTAAGTATGTCTTCAAATCACTACTTAATATAAACTCAGTGGTATTTAGAATTATTTTCCAACCATCAATTTCTCGTTCAATTTCCATTAATTCTTGATCGGCATCAATAAAATCCCAATCATAATTTCTTGACTCACGAATTTCCCAATCAGGCGTAAGTTCTCTGATAATTTGAACAGAATCATCTGTTGAACGATAATTGACTAGAATTCCATGATCAAAAATCTTGGAATGATAGCTCAACCAGTATGGCAACAAAAACTCTTCATTGTAGAAATGTGAGATAAGTGTCAACTTCATTTATACGATTCCTCTATCCTCTATCTAACATCTTAAAGTTCTTGCTTGAAAATTAATCACACCATTTTCTAAGTTTATTTGTAAGTGTTTCCACTAAATCATCATTGCTCAACAACTGCTCTGTATAGAATGAAGCATCACTTAGTTTTCTTATTATTTTTTCAATTCCATGTTTGAGTATGAATTGTTGCCTAGTAATATAGAATGCTTCTTCAAGCTGAATATCATTAAGGAAAACTGGTTCAAATGCAAGAGCAAAATCTATTCCAAGTTGAAAATCATGCTGAAGATTTGGCGACCATAATGCAATTGAGTCAAAAGTCACTTGTTCCCAGTCATTTAGTAGAAGCCTTTTTAAGGCTGAGGTTAAGTCCGATACGTCAGTTACAAATAAATCAATAGGTCCATCGTTTTCCTTAAATGTTTCATAAAATTTCGTATCATAAAGATGATAACTAGACTCATCTGTTATGTAATTCTGTATATTATCTGCCAATTCATGTTTATTTGTTTTTGCAATGATGACCATATCCAAATCAGCGCTATGTCCCATAATATTTCTTAACTTAAAGCTGGTTTGCTTGCATGAAAGGCAAGAAATATTTGTGTTTCTTGTCACTAATTGATGAGGTAAAAAGTCAGGATTTTGAAGGGTTGAGCAGTAATAGCATGTCCATATCTCAGAGGAAATATCAAAGCAATTATTAAGATAATAATCTTCAAGGCTCATTCCTTGCGTTTTCTCAAGCAATGGTACTGGGTAGCCTAGCTTTTCGTATTTATAAGCATCAAACTTATTTAAGAGTGGAAAGATATTAATTTTATCCAAATCTTCCATATTGAAAATTTGCGATTTTTTCTCGGTATAAGACTTTTCATCTATTATTTTCTTGTTGAAATATGCGGACTGAATTTTAAAATAATTCAAAATAGAATTTGGCGTTCTTTTGTCGTTTAGACTATCTTCTAACCCGTCTAATAAGTAAAAAGGAAAGCCTGTTCCAAAAATTGCTACTATTTTGTCTTGGAATTTTTCTCTTAGACACTTTACTACTAAGCTATGCTTTTGAAAGAGTTCATGTACTGCTCTTTCTGAAGCATAAAATCTGTGAGATTTATCAATAAATTTCATAATGTCATGATAATCAATTGCTTCATCTACGAATTGTCGATCAGAGAAGTAAGAAATAATATTGAATAGTCCTAGTTGGTATTGTTCGGTTAGGGGAATCAATCCTCTAACTTTATGTAAAAGATGATTTTTATCACCAACATAAAAGTGCAGAATAGATCTATTTTTTAATAAAAGAGATTGCTTGCTTGCTCCTATAGTTATTGTATTTTCAATTGAGATAGAACATTTCATTTGGACGAGTCTAACTATTTCCTCAAGTGATAAATCTTGATTCGTATGAGTTTTTTGGGAATTTTGAAGAATATCCCAGACTCCGCCATAGTGTCTACAGTAAACTACTTGACAGGTTTTATCTTGAAAGGAAAAGTAGTCAAACAAATCACTTGCTAAATCATCTTTCAAGTCTTGGATAAAAACCAGAACTATATCTTTATCTTTCAATATTTTGAGGAGTGAATCAAGTACCGAGATTTCAGATTCTGCATATCTCAAACATTCATTAGTAAAAACAATGCATTGAACTTTTATGTCTTTCATGAATTTTAAAGCAAAGTTTTTTTAACCAGTTTGTCAACTAGCTAGATTTACTCCAACGACTAAATTCGGGTAGTCAAGAACTTTTTGAACTCGTTATCAGTAATCTGACAGTCTGATTCTTAGCGGTCTAACTATTTATTATGCGGAAACTTTCGGGATATCAACCCTGTGTGGAACAAAAAGCAGAAACTTTCCGTATATTTACCCGAATTAGCAGGATATCAAGAAACTTTCGGGATATTTGTCGAAGATATCCTGACTTTTTCTGGATATTATACCAATTTGTCACAAGATCAAGAATTTTTCGGGATATCATTCCGTGGAAAAACCTCCTAAAACACTCCTTGAACAGGTTAGCGATCTTATTCGTTTGAACCATTATTCTTACAAGAGCGAGAAAAGCTCTATGTTAATTGGATAAAACCCTACATTATATTTCATGATCGAGGTCATCCTAAAGAAATGGGTGGAAGAGAATGAGTTATACTGCAACTGCGGTATGACATTGTTGTATCATTAACAAATAATTTGTGACTAGAGCAAATATACGGAATTACATAGAGTTATGATACAAATTGCTAAAAGCATCACTGTGTAATCAACCAGTCAGTTTTCTCTGGGCAGATCGTTAGGGTAAAAGCGCGATCGCGTGGTCTTCTCAGAATCATTACTTCGCTGCTTGTTCAGCGGTGGGAGAACTCATGGTGTCTCAACCCCATACCTCTCCTATTTCTCTCAGCGCGATCGATTTTTCTGCACAAGGGAAATTTTTAGCTGCTGCTGGACAAGCTGGAACGCTCAAAGTTTTTTTACCTATTAAAATACTACAACACACAAAATTCTAAGTTGATTGGGAAATCGAAAATAGCAAGCCGCATGAAATTGAGACACTGATTACCAGAGCGCGATCGCTAATCGAGAAGCATTGGCTCCTTGAGAATTGTATACACGGTATATGGCGATAGCTCATCGGGAAGATTGGGGGAAGCGCCAGCCTGATGCTTTATTTCTCCTCTTTCATCAAGTTTGTGAATCTCAGACAACTTCATAATTCATCTCGTGCAAAATCTTGAGTTATCGAGAACTTATAGTTCCTCAAGCATAACTTATTGGTAAATTTAGAGGAGATGTTCTACCAGCAACATGAGCCGTATAACGGTGAAGTTGTGCGGCGGCAGATAACCTCGAACTCTCAACAGATAATCTCTATTCCGTCCGCACCAACGCAGTGTTAGGTGGCACTAAACCTTGCGCCAATCAAACAAATATGCTACTTTTAGTCATCATAACTCACTTTGATTAACTTTAGTCTGTGCTAACACATCATCCCCAACTAGATTTTGAATATTTGGCATTTGAGCACGGTCAGTCTCTTGTGGTACATGCAGATTGCTTTGAATGGCTAGGAAAGTTGCCTGACAATAGCATTCACGCTGTTGTTACCGATCCTCCCTACGGGGTTAAGGAATACAATTTCGATCAGCTAGAGAAAAAGGAGAATGGTAAGGGAGGAATTTGGAGAATACCACCGTCATTTGATGGAAGTATACGTGCTCCACTTCCGCGTTTCACTGCTCTTAATGAAAAAGAAAGGGCTGATTTATGTCGCTTTTTTCTAGAATGGGCAAGAATGGTTAACCGTCCTATGTGTCCAGGTAGCCACATATTCATCGCATCTAACACTTTTCTTTCACAGATGGTTTTTCAAGCACTGATAGATGGTGGGCTTGAATACAGGGGGACAGTCATTCGATTAGTTAGAACATTACGTGGTGGCGATAGACCGAAAAATGCAGAGGAGGAATTTGATGATGTATGCTCTATGCCTCGTGGTTGCTACGAGCCGTGGGGTGTTTTTCGCAAGCCTCTCTTAAAAGGGATGAAAGTGAGTGATTGCCTGAAAGAATTTGCAACTGGAGGACTAAGAAGGAAGCCTGATGGAAACCCTTTTGAAGATGTGATTCCTAGTGAGCGAACTTCTCAAAAAGAACGCAAAATCGTAGAACATCCTAGTCTTAAACCGCAGTCTTTTCTACGAAAGATCGTTTATGCTTCTTTGCCTATGGGCAGTGGGATTGTTATTGATCCCTTTATGGGATCAGGTTCTACGATAGCAGCAGCAGAGGCAGTGGGCTATAAAGCGGTTGGAATCGAAAGATACAAGGATTATTTTGATGCCAGTAAACTTGCCATTCCAAAATTAGCAGAACTACAAACTGAAGATGATCAACTTTCCTTACAAATTTGATGAATCTTCGTATATCCAATTTCCTTTCATTTTGCTATAGCCTTGCTTGTTAATACTTGCAGTAATAGTTCGTCGGCTAGTTGCAGAGCGGCCAGAAAAGTTCCAATCACCTTCCTCAAGTTTAGCTGCATAAACCGCTCTA
The DNA window shown above is from Cyanobacteria bacterium GSL.Bin1 and carries:
- a CDS encoding site-specific DNA-methyltransferase; this translates as MLTHHPQLDFEYLAFEHGQSLVVHADCFEWLGKLPDNSIHAVVTDPPYGVKEYNFDQLEKKENGKGGIWRIPPSFDGSIRAPLPRFTALNEKERADLCRFFLEWARMVNRPMCPGSHIFIASNTFLSQMVFQALIDGGLEYRGTVIRLVRTLRGGDRPKNAEEEFDDVCSMPRGCYEPWGVFRKPLLKGMKVSDCLKEFATGGLRRKPDGNPFEDVIPSERTSQKERKIVEHPSLKPQSFLRKIVYASLPMGSGIVIDPFMGSGSTIAAAEAVGYKAVGIERYKDYFDASKLAIPKLAELQTEDDQLSLQI
- a CDS encoding glycosyltransferase family 2 protein, with the translated sequence MKLTLISHFYNEEFLLPYWLSYHSKIFDHGILVNYRSTDDSVQIIRELTPDWEIRESRNYDWDFIDADQELMEIEREIDGWKIILNTTEFILSSDLKTYLIEFEQRNPNLLGVRTNGIVMADKLEDRYKKLGKEHLIFQKSYGYLEADYAPITKANPLHRSRFLHHAPDGQYTLGRHQTQYSSPIDQELFLIWFGFCPFENLKSRKLAFKQRMSERNIVMGAGLQHTWDEEQLEQAFVKESQRSYYLLERIPAYKRVLEEIKDKFNDL